Proteins encoded together in one Mus pahari chromosome 9, PAHARI_EIJ_v1.1, whole genome shotgun sequence window:
- the Bloc1s1 gene encoding biogenesis of lysosome-related organelles complex 1 subunit 1 produces the protein MLSRLLKEHQAKQNERKELQEKRRREAITAATCLTEALVDHLNVGVAQAYMNQRKLDHEVKTLQVQAAQFAKQTGQWIGMVENFNQALKEIGDVENWARSIELDMRTIATALEYVYKGQLQSAPS, from the exons ATGCTGTCCCGCCTGCTCAAAGAACACCAGGCCAAGCAGAACGAACGCAAGGAGCTGCAGG agaagaggaggagagaagcaaTCACTGCAGCGACCTGCCTAACGGAAGCGTTGGTGGATCACCTCAATGTGGG TGTGGCCCAGGCCTACATGAACCAGAGAAAGCTGGACCATGAGGTGAAGACCCTACAGGTCCAGGCTGCTCAGTTTGCCAAGCAGACAGGCCAGTGGATTGGAATGGTGGAGAACTTCAACCAGGCACTTAAG gAAATTGGGGATGTGGAGAACTGGGCTCGGAGCATCGAGCTGGACATGCGCACGATTGCCACCGCGCTGGAATACGTCTACAAAGGGCAGCTGCAGTCTGCACCATCCTAG
- the Rdh5 gene encoding retinol dehydrogenase 5, whose protein sequence is MWLPLLLGALLWAVLWLLRDRQSLLASDAFIFITGCDSGFGRLLALQLDQKGFQVLAGCLTPSGAEDLQQMASSRLHTTLLDITDPQNVQQVAKWVKTRVGETGLFGLVNNAGVAGIIGPTPWLTQDDFQRVLSVNTLGPIGVTLALLPLLQQARGRVVNITSVLGRIAANGGGYCVSKFGLEAFSDSLRRDMAPFGVQVSIVEPGFFRTPVTNLESLESTLKACWARLPPATQAHYGEAFLNTYLRVQRRIMNLICDPDLTKVTSCLEHALTARHPRTRYSPGWDAKLLWLPASYLPARVVDAVLGWILPQPAQSVS, encoded by the exons atgtggctgcctctgcttctgggtgCCTTGCTGTGGGCAGTGCTGTGGTTGCTCAGAGACCGGCAGAGCCTGCTGGCCAGCGATGCTTTCATCTTCATCACTGGCTGTGACTCTGGCTTTGGGCGCCTTCTGGCACTGCAACTTGACCAGAAGGGCTTCCAAGTCCTGGCCGGCTGCCTGACCCCCTCTGGGGCAGAAGACCTGCAGCAGATGGCCTCCTCCCGCCTCCACACAACACTGTTGGATATCACTGATCCCCAGAATGTCCAGCAAGTTGCCAAGTGGGTGAAGACACGTGTTGGAGAAACTG GGCTTTTTGGTCTGGTGAATAATGCTGGCGTAGCTGGTATCATCGGGCCCACACCATGGCTAACACAGGATGATTTCCAGAGAGTGCTGAGTGTGAACACTCTGGGGCCCATCGGGGTCACCCTTGCCCTGCTGCCCCTGCTACAGCAGGCCAGGGGTCGGGTGGTCAACATCACCAGTGTCTTGGGCCGCATAGCAGCCAATGGTGGGGGCTACTGTGTCTCCAAGTTTGGCCTGGAGGCCTTCTCTGACAGCCTGAG GCGGGACATGGCTCCATTCGGAGTACAAGTCTCCATTGTGGAGCCTGGCTTCTTTCGAACCCCTGTGACCAACCTGGAGAGTCTGGAGAGCACCCTGAAGGCTTGTTGGGCCCGGCTACCTCCGGCTACACAGGCCCACTATGGGGAAGCCTTCCTCAATACTT ATCTTCGAGTGCAGCGCCGCATCATGAACCTGATCTGTGACCCAGACCTAACGAAGGTGACCAGCTGTCTGGAGCACGCCCTGACGGCTCGCCACCCCCGAACACGCTACAGCCCAGGCTGGGATGCCAAGCTGCTCTGGCTGCCCGCCTCCTACCTTCCAGCCAGGGTAGTGGACGCTGTGCTCGGCTGGATCCTTCCCCAGCCGGCCCAGTCAGTCTCCTGA